One genomic region from Haloterrigena gelatinilytica encodes:
- a CDS encoding glutathione S-transferase family protein — MNMLVDGEWRTDAYETTNEEGAFERQKTTFRDRVRDDPDARFQPEADRYHLYVSSACPWAHRTLVTRALKGLEDAISVSVVDPYRDDDGWQFTPEKEGCTPDHVHGADYLRELYVEADPDATCRVTVPVLWDTEEDTIVNNESEEIMRMLDTEFDDYANRDVDLYPEGYRDEVDRIIDEIYEPINNGVYRAGFATRQEPYDEAVDDLFSALDHWDEVLADQRYLAGDRLTEADVAMFTTLVRFDNVYHTHFMCNVQYIREYENLWPYLRDLYQTDDVAETVNMDHIKEHYYTTHPDVNPHRIVARGPDLDFEAPHDRDELPGSTPADLTAASADD; from the coding sequence ATGAACATGCTCGTCGACGGCGAGTGGCGAACGGACGCCTACGAGACCACCAACGAGGAGGGCGCGTTCGAGCGCCAGAAGACGACGTTCCGCGACCGGGTCCGCGACGACCCAGATGCCCGCTTTCAGCCCGAGGCGGACCGCTACCACCTCTACGTCTCCTCCGCCTGTCCCTGGGCCCACCGGACGCTCGTGACCCGGGCGCTGAAGGGACTCGAGGACGCCATCTCGGTCTCGGTCGTCGACCCGTATCGCGACGACGACGGCTGGCAGTTCACGCCCGAGAAGGAGGGCTGTACGCCGGATCACGTCCACGGCGCCGACTACCTCCGAGAGCTGTACGTGGAGGCCGATCCGGACGCGACCTGTCGCGTGACGGTGCCGGTGCTGTGGGACACAGAGGAGGACACCATCGTCAACAACGAGTCCGAAGAGATCATGCGGATGCTCGACACCGAGTTCGACGACTACGCGAACCGGGACGTCGACCTCTACCCCGAGGGGTACCGCGACGAGGTCGACCGGATCATCGACGAGATCTACGAGCCGATCAACAACGGCGTCTACCGTGCCGGCTTCGCGACCAGACAGGAACCCTACGACGAGGCCGTCGACGACCTCTTCTCGGCGCTCGATCACTGGGACGAGGTGCTGGCAGACCAGCGCTACCTCGCCGGCGACCGGCTGACCGAGGCCGACGTCGCGATGTTCACGACGCTGGTTCGGTTCGACAACGTCTACCACACGCACTTCATGTGTAACGTCCAGTACATCCGCGAGTACGAGAATCTCTGGCCGTACCTGCGCGATCTGTATCAGACGGACGATGTCGCGGAGACGGTGAACATGGACCACATCAAGGAACACTACTACACGACCCATCCCGACGTGAATCCCCACCGAATCGTCGCTCGAGGCCCCGATCTGGACTTCGAGGCGCCCCACGACCGGGACGAACTGCCGGGTAGTACGCCGGCGGATCTGACCGCGGCCAGCGCCGACGACTAA
- a CDS encoding DUF7535 family protein → MATDVADSTGMGPNLQMSLFGYVMAAILVIVMIPLLPVLIPAYLVWRAFFAPDEFEHSFESWRRESGKPPSGS, encoded by the coding sequence ATGGCCACAGACGTCGCCGATTCCACGGGGATGGGCCCGAACCTGCAGATGTCGCTGTTCGGGTACGTGATGGCGGCTATCCTCGTGATCGTCATGATCCCGTTGTTGCCGGTGCTGATCCCGGCGTATCTCGTCTGGCGGGCGTTCTTCGCGCCCGACGAGTTCGAGCACAGTTTCGAATCGTGGCGCCGCGAGTCGGGCAAGCCGCCGAGCGGGTCGTAA